One Sphingomonas sp. SUN039 genomic window carries:
- the araD1 gene encoding AraD1 family protein — translation MMRSLLQFEQGGTRGVAALDEAGKAWRLEGVSSTRELALQALSSGVGLRELAQQRANDAIDLTTVTLLCPIDHADPAHLLVSGTGLTHLGSAEGRDKMHRAAAAGETLTDSMRMFLMGMEGGKPDSGAIGVQPEWFYKGDGDILVAPGAPLTAPGFAEDGSEEPEIAGVYLIDPDGRPVRLGFVLGNEFSDHVVERTNYLWLAHSKLRQAALGPELLLGDLPDSVRGTSRILRDGKVLWEKAFLSGEANMSHSIANLEHHHFKCAHFCRPGDVHVHFFGTATLSFSDGVTTQDGDIFEIEADAFRLPVRNLLVREAACAPVEVRAL, via the coding sequence ATGATGCGGTCGCTGTTACAGTTTGAGCAAGGCGGCACGCGGGGCGTTGCCGCGCTCGATGAAGCTGGCAAGGCGTGGCGGCTCGAAGGTGTGTCTTCGACGCGCGAGCTGGCGCTGCAAGCGTTGTCGTCGGGCGTCGGGCTGCGTGAGCTCGCGCAGCAGCGCGCCAATGACGCGATCGATCTGACCACTGTCACGCTTTTGTGTCCCATCGACCATGCCGACCCGGCGCACCTGCTCGTGTCGGGGACCGGCCTCACGCATCTTGGCTCCGCCGAGGGCCGCGACAAGATGCACCGCGCGGCGGCGGCGGGCGAGACACTGACAGATTCGATGCGGATGTTCCTGATGGGGATGGAGGGCGGCAAGCCCGATTCCGGTGCGATCGGTGTCCAGCCTGAGTGGTTCTACAAGGGCGACGGCGATATCCTCGTCGCGCCGGGTGCGCCGCTCACTGCCCCCGGCTTTGCCGAAGACGGGAGCGAGGAGCCCGAGATTGCGGGGGTCTATCTGATCGACCCGGATGGTCGCCCGGTCCGGCTCGGCTTCGTCCTCGGCAATGAGTTCTCGGACCATGTCGTCGAACGGACCAATTATCTGTGGCTTGCGCACTCGAAGCTGCGGCAGGCAGCGCTCGGTCCAGAACTGCTGCTCGGCGATCTGCCCGACAGCGTGCGCGGCACCAGCCGGATCCTGCGCGACGGCAAGGTACTGTGGGAAAAGGCATTCCTGTCGGGCGAGGCCAATATGTCGCACAGCATCGCCAACCTCGAACATCATCATTTCAAATGCGCGCATTTCTGCCGCCCGGGCGATGTGCATGTCCATTTCTTCGGCACGGCCACCCTTTCGTTCAGCGACGGCGTGACCACGCAGGACGGCGACATTTTCGAGATCGAGGCGGACGCCTTCCGGCTGCCGGTGCGTAACCTCCTGGTGCGCGAAGCCGCCTGCGCGCCGGTAGAAGTTCGCGCGTTATGA
- a CDS encoding aldehyde dehydrogenase (NADP(+)): MTVDGSILIGTRDVRRDAVFHAVEAASGAELPQPFAEANETDVAEACALAEEASGAFGALAPDTRAAFIETVAIAIEAIGDVLIETAMMETGLPRARLEGERGRTTGQLRMFAAEVREGGWLDAVIDTALPDRTPPRADLRRMNLPLGPVAVFGASNFPLAFSVAGGDTAAAFAAGCPVVVKGHPAHPGTGELVSRAIRSAVQSCGLPEGVFSYLPGSSNALGGALVADPRIKAVGFTGSRGGGLALVEIARRRPEPIPVYAEMSSINPVVLMPAALAARAEALGTAFVGSLTMGAGQFCTNPGLVIALDGPALDRFIATASAALAAAPPPVMLTPGIHAAFTAGVAALDSNAAAKRVGAGALFETTAAQFIADRSLGHEVFGVSSLVVRCTDLDEVAQVIADLEGQLTATLQLDAEDVADAAPILALLQAKVGRVLANGWPTGVEVTHAMVHGGPYPATSDGRTTSVGTLAMIRFLRPVCFQDMPDVLLPPALQAANPLRLPRRVNGVREAA; the protein is encoded by the coding sequence GTGACAGTCGACGGCTCAATTCTGATCGGTACGCGCGATGTGCGGCGCGACGCCGTATTTCACGCGGTCGAGGCTGCAAGCGGGGCTGAACTTCCGCAGCCTTTTGCCGAGGCGAACGAAACCGACGTGGCCGAGGCTTGCGCGCTGGCCGAAGAAGCCTCTGGTGCGTTCGGGGCACTCGCACCCGATACCCGCGCTGCCTTCATCGAGACCGTGGCTATCGCGATCGAAGCGATCGGCGATGTCCTGATCGAAACGGCGATGATGGAAACGGGCCTGCCTCGTGCGCGGCTCGAGGGCGAGCGTGGCCGCACGACCGGCCAGTTGCGGATGTTTGCTGCCGAGGTGCGCGAAGGCGGATGGCTGGACGCAGTGATCGATACTGCGCTGCCCGACCGCACGCCGCCACGCGCCGACTTGCGCCGGATGAACCTGCCGCTGGGGCCGGTCGCGGTATTCGGCGCGTCGAACTTCCCGCTCGCCTTTTCAGTCGCGGGCGGCGACACGGCGGCCGCGTTTGCGGCGGGCTGCCCGGTGGTCGTCAAAGGGCATCCGGCCCATCCCGGCACAGGCGAACTCGTCTCGCGAGCGATCCGGTCGGCTGTCCAGTCGTGCGGCCTGCCTGAGGGCGTATTCTCCTATTTGCCCGGCAGCAGCAATGCGCTCGGCGGCGCCCTTGTCGCCGATCCGCGCATCAAGGCTGTCGGCTTCACGGGCTCCCGCGGCGGCGGCCTCGCCCTGGTCGAAATTGCGCGCCGACGGCCCGAACCCATCCCCGTCTATGCGGAAATGAGCAGCATCAATCCCGTGGTCCTGATGCCCGCCGCGCTTGCCGCGCGCGCCGAAGCGCTGGGCACGGCGTTTGTAGGATCGCTGACCATGGGTGCCGGTCAGTTCTGCACCAATCCGGGCTTGGTGATCGCGCTCGACGGCCCTGCCCTGGACCGCTTTATCGCGACGGCCTCGGCGGCACTTGCTGCGGCACCGCCCCCGGTGATGCTGACCCCCGGCATACATGCTGCGTTTACGGCAGGCGTGGCTGCGCTAGACAGTAACGCGGCGGCAAAGCGGGTGGGTGCCGGTGCATTGTTCGAAACGACGGCAGCGCAATTCATTGCGGATCGCTCGCTCGGCCATGAAGTGTTCGGCGTGTCGTCGCTGGTCGTTCGATGCACCGATCTGGACGAGGTGGCTCAAGTGATTGCCGATCTCGAAGGCCAGCTGACGGCGACGCTGCAGCTCGACGCCGAGGATGTCGCGGACGCCGCGCCGATCCTTGCGCTGCTGCAAGCCAAGGTGGGTCGCGTGCTGGCGAACGGCTGGCCGACCGGCGTCGAGGTTACCCACGCCATGGTCCACGGTGGCCCCTATCCGGCAACGTCCGACGGTCGCACGACGTCGGTCGGCACGCTGGCGATGATCCGGTTCCTGCGCCCGGTCTGTTTTCAGGACATGCCAGATGTACTGTTGCCGCCCGCGCTGCAGGCGGCGAACCCTTTACGCCTCCCGCGCCGGGTCAATGGCGTACGGGAAGCGGCATGA
- a CDS encoding IlvD/Edd family dehydratase has translation MPKRRSAAWFDNPANTDMTALYLERYLNFGLSLDELRSGRPIIGIAQTGSDLSPCNRHHLVLAERVRDGIREQGGIPIEFPVHPIQETGKRPTAGLDRNLAYLGLVEVLYGYPLDGVVLTIGCDKTTPACLMAAATVNLPAIALSVGPMLNGWHKGERTGSGTIVWKAREMLSRGEIDDAGFIKLVASSAPSTGYCNTMGTATTMNSLCEVLGMSLPGSAAIPAPYRDRQENAYRTGLRIVEMVEEDLKPSDIMTRDSFLNAIVVNSAIGGSTNAPIHLAAIARHTGVELALRDWQDHGHKVPLLVNLQPAGEYLGEDYYRAGGVPAVTNQLIEAGLIREEAMTANGRTIGDNCRGVAIEDEKVIRPFATPILADAGFLVLSGNLFDSAVMKTSVISPEFRARYLSNPADPDAFEGPVIVFDGPEDYHARIDDPALAIDATTLLVMRGAGPVGYPGAAEVVNMRAPAYLLREGVAALPCLGDGRQSGTSGSPSILNASPEAAAGGGLALLVSGDRVRIDLKRGTVDVLVDNAELTARRATLEAKGGYPYPVSQTPWQAIQREVVGQMETGAILEGAEDFQRIAQTRGLPRDNH, from the coding sequence ATGCCGAAACGCCGCTCCGCTGCCTGGTTCGACAACCCGGCGAATACCGACATGACGGCGCTGTATCTAGAGCGCTATCTGAACTTCGGGCTCAGCCTCGACGAGTTGCGCTCGGGCCGCCCGATCATCGGCATTGCCCAGACGGGGTCTGACCTCAGCCCGTGCAATCGCCACCACCTCGTGCTTGCCGAGCGTGTGCGCGACGGCATCCGCGAACAAGGCGGCATACCCATCGAGTTTCCTGTCCATCCGATCCAGGAAACGGGCAAACGCCCGACGGCCGGGCTCGACCGCAACCTAGCCTATCTCGGCTTGGTCGAGGTGCTTTACGGCTATCCGCTCGACGGGGTGGTCCTGACCATCGGTTGCGACAAGACGACGCCCGCGTGCCTGATGGCCGCCGCAACGGTGAACCTGCCCGCCATTGCCCTGTCGGTCGGGCCGATGCTCAATGGGTGGCATAAGGGCGAACGGACTGGCAGCGGCACTATCGTGTGGAAGGCGCGCGAAATGCTCAGCCGCGGCGAAATCGACGATGCGGGCTTCATCAAGCTGGTGGCGTCGTCGGCACCTTCGACGGGTTATTGCAACACCATGGGCACGGCGACGACGATGAATTCGCTGTGCGAAGTGCTGGGCATGTCGCTCCCTGGCTCGGCTGCCATTCCCGCGCCCTATCGCGACCGGCAGGAAAATGCGTATCGCACGGGCCTGCGCATCGTCGAGATGGTCGAGGAAGACCTGAAACCGTCGGACATCATGACGCGCGACTCATTCCTGAATGCCATCGTCGTCAATTCGGCAATCGGCGGATCGACCAACGCGCCCATTCATCTGGCGGCGATCGCGCGGCACACGGGTGTCGAGTTGGCGCTGCGCGACTGGCAGGACCACGGCCATAAAGTACCGTTGCTGGTCAACCTGCAACCGGCCGGCGAATATCTCGGCGAGGATTATTACCGTGCGGGCGGCGTGCCGGCGGTCACGAACCAGCTGATCGAAGCGGGGCTGATCCGCGAAGAGGCGATGACCGCTAACGGACGCACTATCGGCGACAACTGCCGGGGCGTTGCCATCGAAGACGAGAAGGTCATCCGGCCCTTCGCGACGCCGATTCTGGCTGACGCCGGGTTCCTCGTTCTGTCGGGCAATTTGTTCGACAGCGCCGTGATGAAGACCAGCGTGATCTCACCCGAATTCCGCGCACGTTACCTGTCGAACCCCGCCGATCCCGATGCGTTCGAGGGACCGGTCATCGTGTTCGACGGGCCGGAGGATTACCATGCGCGCATCGACGATCCGGCGCTGGCCATCGATGCGACGACGTTGCTCGTCATGCGCGGGGCGGGACCCGTCGGATATCCGGGGGCTGCCGAAGTCGTGAATATGCGCGCGCCCGCCTATCTGCTGCGCGAGGGCGTGGCCGCGCTGCCGTGTCTGGGCGACGGGCGGCAATCGGGCACGTCGGGGAGTCCCTCGATCCTCAACGCCTCACCCGAAGCGGCAGCGGGCGGCGGCTTGGCGCTACTGGTGTCGGGCGACAGGGTACGAATCGACCTGAAGCGCGGCACGGTCGATGTGCTGGTCGACAACGCCGAACTGACGGCGCGCCGAGCGACGCTCGAGGCAAAGGGCGGCTATCCCTATCCGGTATCGCAAACTCCGTGGCAGGCCATCCAGCGCGAGGTTGTCGGCCAGATGGAAACCGGGGCGATCCTCGAAGGCGCCGAAGATTTTCAGCGCATTGCCCAGACCCGCGGCCTTCCGCGCGACAACCACTGA
- a CDS encoding Gfo/Idh/MocA family protein, translated as MTNIRLGLVGLGKIARDQHLPAIAATEGIDLVAVASRNATAEDVNNYPDLAAMLGGEPDLDAVVLCQPPQARYDAARTALAAGKHVFLEKPPGATVSEAQALVALASQRGKTLFASWHSRYAAAVPTAKAWVAAHALERVTIDWKEDVRHWHPGQDWIWEPGGFGVFDPGINALSILTEIIGVPVRLIDAELETPSNRQAPIAARLSMETAGGVPIAAEFDFRQTGPQTWDIAIDRAAGTLVLSNGGNEATIDGVAQDIGREAEYPGLYRRFVDLIRTCESDVDLAPLQIVADAFLRGRSMATDPFLD; from the coding sequence ATGACGAACATTCGCCTCGGACTGGTCGGGCTGGGCAAGATTGCTCGCGACCAGCATCTCCCCGCCATTGCCGCCACCGAAGGCATCGATCTGGTCGCCGTCGCCAGTCGCAACGCGACCGCAGAGGACGTGAACAACTACCCTGATCTCGCCGCGATGCTCGGCGGCGAACCCGACCTCGACGCGGTGGTGCTGTGTCAGCCGCCGCAAGCGCGTTACGATGCGGCGCGGACAGCGCTTGCCGCAGGCAAGCATGTCTTCCTCGAAAAGCCCCCTGGTGCGACGGTGTCGGAGGCGCAGGCACTGGTCGCGCTAGCTTCCCAACGTGGTAAGACACTCTTTGCCAGCTGGCATTCGCGTTATGCCGCCGCCGTACCCACCGCCAAGGCATGGGTCGCGGCCCACGCCCTCGAACGAGTCACAATCGACTGGAAAGAGGACGTTCGCCACTGGCATCCGGGACAGGACTGGATCTGGGAACCCGGCGGGTTCGGCGTGTTCGACCCCGGCATCAACGCACTGTCGATCCTGACCGAAATCATCGGCGTGCCGGTGCGCCTGATCGATGCCGAGCTCGAAACGCCAAGCAACCGGCAAGCGCCCATTGCCGCGCGGTTGAGCATGGAAACGGCCGGTGGCGTACCGATTGCGGCCGAGTTCGACTTTCGCCAGACCGGCCCGCAGACGTGGGATATCGCCATCGACAGAGCCGCCGGAACCCTTGTGCTCTCGAATGGCGGCAATGAGGCGACGATCGACGGCGTCGCTCAAGACATCGGTCGGGAGGCCGAATATCCCGGCCTCTATCGCCGATTCGTCGACCTTATCCGAACCTGCGAGAGCGATGTCGATCTTGCACCGCTGCAGATTGTGGCCGACGCGTTTCTTCGGGGCCGGTCGATGGCCACCGACCCGTTTCTCGACTAG